A section of the Nitrospira sp. genome encodes:
- a CDS encoding P-II family nitrogen regulator, which translates to MLTLHPMKEIRIVIEGEHLKIVTSLLDRVGATGYTIINNVSGKGHHGFHEGHLLFDDTSSQVIVFTVVPEERIEPILAGLGPVFHKHSGAMFVSDVAVTRRDHFVAP; encoded by the coding sequence ATGCTGACGCTGCATCCGATGAAAGAGATTCGCATTGTGATCGAAGGGGAGCATTTGAAGATCGTCACCAGTCTATTGGACCGGGTAGGGGCGACCGGGTACACGATCATCAACAATGTTTCTGGGAAAGGTCATCATGGATTCCATGAAGGCCACCTGTTGTTTGACGACACGAGCAGTCAGGTGATTGTGTTTACCGTCGTTCCGGAGGAGCGGATCGAGCCGATTCTCGCGGGCCTCGGGCCGGTGTTCCACAAACATTCGGGAGCCATGTTCGTAAGTGATGTGGCCGTGACTCGCCGTGACCATTTCGTGGCCCCATAG
- a CDS encoding DUF2294 family protein, translating into MAQARSKADIEYAVMLAILNFHTEFMKSNYAHVRVQMSPDEIDVTLTRQGSVPAEMRLARSEEGCALLRQVHEAMFVSCEDILRERIEPVVERKVREMVTTLDPLSGQSRIAIRF; encoded by the coding sequence ATGGCGCAGGCTCGGAGTAAGGCGGACATCGAATATGCCGTGATGTTGGCGATCTTGAACTTTCACACCGAGTTCATGAAGTCAAACTATGCGCATGTCCGGGTTCAGATGTCCCCGGATGAAATTGACGTGACCCTTACGAGACAGGGATCCGTTCCTGCTGAAATGAGATTGGCCCGATCCGAGGAGGGGTGCGCCTTGCTTCGCCAAGTGCATGAAGCCATGTTTGTATCCTGTGAGGACATTCTCAGGGAACGTATCGAACCGGTAGTGGAGCGGAAAGTACGAGAAATGGTCACCACCCTCGACCCCCTCTCGGGGCAAAGCCGCATCGCGATCAGATTCTGA
- a CDS encoding sigma-54-dependent Fis family transcriptional regulator has product MAWHLLLLEDEASVREAFALRLRDQGYMVQTAGSGEEALGLLRSFEPDLLVVDLVMPNLSGLDVLARVKQQLPALPVIVLTARGTVKDAVEAMRLGAFDFVAKSIDMDDLLHTLRRATELLTLQRQVQLHSGQDVARYALDRVVAKSPVTRNFLAQVHELVKNDRVTVLLQGETGTGKQYMGRVIHYNSARAGKPCVEVDCPSIPRELFESELFGHEKGSFTGATGRKCGLLEMAEGGTIFFDEIGDLPLALQAKLLRVLEERTIRRVGGAMNIPIDVRVMAATNRNLKEAVAKGDFREDLYFRLNVVTLTVPPLRERREDIIPLAEQFLHRSALALKKPVRSLGESTHVLLRGYHLPGNVRELSNLIERAVLFCSGTTLEASNFPIDVQAARPMPAAAPLDASSAEADGSDSGDVHISFRVGTQSLADLEDRIIEAVLARSGGNKTLAAKQLGVTRWMLDRRRKPRV; this is encoded by the coding sequence ATGGCCTGGCATCTCTTGCTCTTGGAAGACGAGGCCTCCGTCCGCGAGGCGTTTGCGCTGCGCCTGCGTGACCAGGGCTATATGGTCCAGACGGCCGGTTCAGGCGAGGAGGCGTTAGGTCTGCTGCGGTCGTTCGAGCCGGATCTCCTCGTTGTCGATCTCGTGATGCCGAATTTGTCCGGCCTGGACGTGCTCGCCCGCGTCAAACAGCAGTTGCCTGCCCTCCCGGTCATTGTGTTGACGGCGCGAGGGACGGTGAAAGATGCGGTGGAAGCCATGCGGCTTGGCGCGTTTGATTTTGTCGCCAAGAGCATCGATATGGACGACCTCCTCCATACGCTGCGCCGGGCGACGGAGCTCCTCACACTGCAGCGTCAGGTGCAGTTGCATAGCGGACAGGATGTCGCCCGGTACGCGCTCGATCGCGTAGTCGCCAAAAGCCCGGTCACCAGAAATTTTCTTGCCCAAGTGCATGAGCTGGTGAAGAACGACCGCGTCACCGTGCTGTTGCAAGGCGAAACGGGCACCGGCAAGCAGTACATGGGGCGCGTGATCCATTACAACAGCGCGCGCGCCGGCAAACCCTGCGTCGAAGTCGACTGCCCGTCGATTCCACGCGAGCTGTTCGAAAGCGAGTTGTTCGGGCACGAGAAGGGGTCTTTCACGGGTGCCACCGGCAGAAAGTGCGGCCTGTTGGAGATGGCCGAAGGGGGCACCATTTTTTTCGACGAGATCGGCGACCTGCCCCTCGCCCTTCAGGCCAAATTGCTTCGTGTTCTGGAAGAACGCACCATCCGGCGAGTCGGCGGCGCCATGAATATTCCTATCGATGTGCGGGTGATGGCCGCGACCAATCGCAATCTGAAAGAGGCCGTGGCCAAAGGGGACTTCAGGGAAGATCTGTACTTCCGCCTGAATGTGGTGACTCTGACGGTGCCCCCGCTCCGCGAGCGGCGGGAGGATATCATTCCTTTGGCGGAGCAATTCCTGCATCGCTCCGCGCTGGCGCTCAAGAAGCCTGTGCGGAGCCTTGGTGAAAGCACGCACGTTCTGCTCCGGGGTTATCACCTTCCCGGCAATGTCCGGGAACTCAGCAACCTCATCGAACGGGCCGTCCTGTTTTGTTCCGGAACGACGCTGGAGGCGTCGAATTTTCCCATCGATGTTCAGGCGGCTCGACCGATGCCGGCCGCGGCGCCTCTGGACGCCTCCTCCGCTGAGGCGGACGGATCCGATTCCGGGGACGTCCACATCAGTTTTCGGGTCGGAACTCAATCGTTGGCCGATCTGGAGGATCGGATCATCGAAGCGGTCCTGGCGCGATCCGGCGGCAACAAGACCCTGGCCGCGAAGCAATTGGGGGTGACGCGGTGGATGTTGGATCGTCGCCGCAAACCCCGGGTCTGA
- a CDS encoding NADH-quinone oxidoreductase subunit L has protein sequence MMEAIVPLLTIFAPLLGTLFIGLFWRELGERISRIGIGALWCAALTSVATFVIVFYGEPIRLTILGAPSGPFAYTILVDRLAAVMMVLISCVSLIIHVYSERYMVGDAGYVRYFAFLGALTSVLLSLVSSGNLLWMFLCWHLVTWLLSSLLVCNPASRAAREAGRKTFWTQGLGDAAFAVALVLLYRAYGTLDLTDLFARLQNASTPSAEVSGLQAGLNVPLIATLLLILSVMTKSAQFPFHVWLIGTIEAPTPVSALMHAGIVNAGGFLVNRLAPLFSFAPTTLHLLFVIGGVTALIGATAMLTQTSVKRRLVYSTMGQMGYMVMECGLGAFALAVFHLCAHGLFKATLFLNSGSVIHKARTEFKLPPAAKVDEAGAFSPMTWTTGLAATLVLPLVILLVGHGVVSIPLQDAQGAVIFLFFGWVTTSQAMFTLYRLHTGASWTVSLTMLGALAVIGLTYLWAGEAFTHFLYPGHETAAAFMRAAEWNRSFFDLVVGCVVLLIIAAWGMIYGKAKGVKLLMPAWIETLRARAYVTFLNGLYVEDLMRMIGRTAFRR, from the coding sequence GTGATGGAAGCGATTGTTCCCCTGCTGACGATATTTGCGCCCCTGTTGGGCACGCTCTTCATCGGTCTATTCTGGCGAGAACTGGGAGAACGCATTTCACGCATCGGGATCGGAGCGTTATGGTGTGCGGCGCTCACCTCGGTGGCGACGTTTGTGATCGTGTTCTACGGCGAGCCGATCCGTCTGACGATCCTTGGCGCACCTTCAGGACCATTCGCCTATACGATCCTGGTCGATCGCTTGGCGGCGGTGATGATGGTCCTCATCAGTTGCGTGAGCCTGATCATTCATGTGTACTCCGAGCGTTACATGGTCGGCGATGCGGGCTATGTCAGATATTTTGCGTTCCTGGGCGCCCTCACGTCCGTGCTGCTAAGTCTCGTCAGTAGCGGGAATCTCCTCTGGATGTTCCTGTGCTGGCACCTGGTGACCTGGCTGCTTTCGTCGCTGTTGGTCTGTAACCCGGCAAGCCGCGCCGCCAGGGAGGCGGGACGGAAGACCTTCTGGACACAGGGGCTGGGCGATGCGGCATTTGCCGTGGCGCTGGTGCTGCTCTACAGGGCCTATGGCACATTGGATCTGACGGATCTGTTCGCGCGATTGCAGAACGCTTCAACGCCCTCAGCCGAGGTCAGCGGCCTGCAGGCCGGACTGAACGTACCCTTAATCGCCACCCTGCTGTTGATCCTGTCGGTCATGACGAAATCGGCGCAATTCCCGTTTCATGTCTGGCTGATCGGCACGATCGAAGCGCCGACGCCGGTTTCAGCCTTGATGCACGCGGGGATCGTGAATGCGGGCGGCTTTCTCGTGAACCGACTGGCGCCCCTGTTCAGTTTCGCCCCGACGACGCTGCACCTATTGTTTGTCATCGGCGGCGTAACGGCCTTGATCGGCGCCACTGCGATGTTGACGCAGACCAGCGTGAAGCGCCGCCTCGTCTACTCCACGATGGGACAGATGGGCTATATGGTCATGGAGTGCGGATTGGGCGCCTTCGCTCTGGCCGTGTTCCATCTGTGCGCGCACGGCCTCTTCAAGGCGACCCTGTTTCTCAATTCAGGGTCGGTCATCCATAAGGCGCGGACGGAGTTCAAATTGCCGCCGGCCGCGAAGGTGGATGAGGCCGGCGCATTCTCGCCAATGACGTGGACGACCGGACTGGCGGCGACATTGGTGTTACCGCTGGTGATCCTGCTCGTCGGGCATGGTGTCGTCAGTATTCCCCTCCAGGATGCCCAGGGCGCGGTGATCTTTCTCTTCTTCGGGTGGGTCACAACCTCGCAGGCGATGTTTACGCTGTATCGTCTGCACACCGGCGCTTCATGGACCGTGTCGTTAACGATGCTTGGGGCGCTCGCGGTGATCGGACTTACGTATCTGTGGGCGGGCGAGGCGTTCACGCATTTTCTCTACCCCGGACATGAGACGGCGGCGGCGTTCATGCGCGCTGCGGAATGGAATCGCTCGTTCTTTGATCTCGTGGTGGGATGCGTGGTGCTGTTGATCATCGCCGCCTGGGGAATGATCTACGGCAAGGCCAAAGGGGTTAAGCTTCTCATGCCGGCCTGGATCGAAACCCTACGCGCGCGCGCCTATGTGACCTTTCTCAACGGTCTCTATGTCGAGGACCTGATGCGCATGATCGGTCGAACGGCTTTTCGCCGCTAG
- a CDS encoding DUF2309 domain-containing protein: MALEQRAFTDAQRMELRSHVELAGEAIAAYWPMRTFIHHNPLHGLEHLPFDQAVKRGEQLLGGKGYLAGALYRRYFAQGRISQEDIAHVLAPLASDRRVMFAGRELSHLDLLRYSMVQGLDDPATAQSGADAAAEKSLEELTAWLTTSLAQARTRVEEPLVPWEAVDVLAHETLSTWCDRTLGTSAAADIDEQMIKWCGVFLDEGEASWVMPEREQTFYRAWKRLARYDAGLRLLGIHDAATKIDALGERPEEAVLQCLADLGIPKSSWESYFALHLAALPGWTGYIKWRAEEQHHPWQARYPIDLVKYLAVRLFYERELVALRCRGLLDLPGHYDAIRSYIDQAPHAHWLRRQLVAGRLPASAEREIQAWSRLHRTAQPAEWNEIGRQVYEQTAEWRAAEIMQRDARRLLALATAMGVDPELISQTAPSDVLTVLTWLDGFPPAQHNHRWLEALEARHRRDVVAQLTGVANQLRVTDGQAPPAGGSRPLAQMVFCIDVRSEIFRRHLEQLGGYETLGVAGFFGIPVKYQAFGEEHPVTHAPVLLKPKNHIREIPRSYHGAAASRHRLFARLSHAGHTLLHDLKENVITPYVMVEALGWFFSVPFFGKTLFPLWYQRMSSWFKGLWLPPLATTLTIDKLTRDEAEEMVAVEQRAAIRAALRREFPALGSDITPTLIEAIRLGAMETQDEQKTREVAKSLGLTPSEADALYERFRRDLNLTPRGMSSRLQRITLHGFSVSEQAYAVEAALRLMGFTSGFARLVVMCSHGSTSDNNPYESALDCGACGGNSGLPNARAFAAMANNQAVRKVLEGRGIKIPVDSHFVAAAHDTTRNDVRIVDLEDVPATHRKDLLRLLDDLQEAGAQSAQERGLALEGPASTSKRKDPLTRASRRSVDWAQVRPEWGLSKNNLLIIGRRELTRPLNLEGRSFLHSYDYRQDESGKLLEAIMTAPLIVAQWINMEHYFSTVDNEVYGSGSKVYHNIVGRVGVMSGATGDLRLGLPAQTVLDGPAPYHEPMRLLAVIEAPRTRVEAVIARHPGLERLFHNEWVSLVVCEPGEAKFYHYDIMQGWQPVLKESERRPVFSADGIGQPDPSVFRKDCEVAARLGERQNPATSHP; encoded by the coding sequence ATGGCACTCGAACAACGCGCCTTCACAGATGCCCAGCGGATGGAGCTGCGGTCCCATGTGGAACTGGCAGGCGAGGCAATCGCCGCCTACTGGCCCATGCGCACGTTTATCCATCACAACCCGCTCCATGGTCTGGAGCATCTTCCCTTCGATCAAGCAGTCAAGCGGGGGGAGCAACTGCTCGGCGGAAAAGGCTATCTAGCCGGCGCTCTCTATCGCCGCTACTTTGCACAAGGTCGTATTAGTCAGGAGGATATCGCTCACGTGTTGGCTCCCCTCGCCAGCGACCGGCGAGTCATGTTTGCGGGACGGGAGTTATCACATCTGGACTTGCTCCGGTATTCCATGGTGCAAGGGCTGGACGATCCTGCGACGGCACAGTCCGGTGCTGATGCGGCGGCAGAGAAATCGCTGGAGGAGCTCACCGCCTGGCTCACCACGTCTCTCGCGCAGGCGCGTACTCGAGTGGAGGAGCCGCTCGTTCCGTGGGAGGCCGTGGATGTATTGGCTCACGAAACGCTCTCGACTTGGTGCGACCGGACACTGGGTACGTCCGCCGCGGCGGACATCGATGAGCAGATGATCAAGTGGTGCGGCGTATTCCTGGATGAAGGCGAAGCCTCCTGGGTCATGCCGGAACGGGAGCAGACGTTTTACCGCGCCTGGAAGCGGCTGGCCCGATATGATGCCGGCCTGCGGCTGCTCGGGATCCATGATGCCGCAACCAAGATCGATGCCTTGGGCGAGCGGCCGGAAGAAGCGGTCTTGCAGTGCCTGGCGGATTTGGGAATTCCTAAGTCTTCCTGGGAGTCCTATTTTGCGTTGCACCTGGCCGCGCTTCCAGGTTGGACGGGGTATATCAAGTGGCGAGCCGAAGAACAGCATCATCCCTGGCAGGCGCGGTATCCGATCGATCTGGTGAAATATCTCGCGGTGCGATTGTTCTACGAACGTGAATTGGTCGCGTTACGATGCCGCGGCTTGTTAGATCTTCCGGGGCACTACGATGCGATTCGCAGCTACATCGACCAGGCTCCCCATGCGCACTGGCTGAGGCGTCAACTGGTGGCAGGCCGATTGCCTGCGTCTGCCGAGAGAGAGATACAAGCATGGAGTCGTCTTCATCGGACCGCTCAGCCGGCAGAGTGGAACGAGATCGGCCGGCAGGTGTACGAACAAACCGCCGAATGGCGTGCCGCAGAAATCATGCAACGCGATGCGAGGCGGTTGCTTGCACTGGCGACTGCCATGGGCGTCGACCCCGAACTTATCAGTCAGACGGCGCCATCAGACGTGCTCACGGTGTTGACCTGGCTGGACGGGTTTCCGCCCGCGCAACACAACCATCGCTGGTTGGAAGCACTGGAAGCCCGCCATCGCCGCGATGTGGTCGCACAATTGACCGGCGTCGCGAACCAGTTGCGGGTTACGGATGGTCAGGCCCCTCCTGCGGGAGGCTCGCGACCGCTGGCCCAGATGGTCTTTTGCATCGATGTGCGATCAGAGATTTTTCGACGTCATCTCGAGCAACTCGGAGGGTACGAAACTCTGGGCGTGGCAGGGTTTTTCGGTATTCCGGTGAAGTATCAGGCGTTTGGTGAAGAGCATCCGGTCACCCATGCTCCGGTGTTGCTAAAACCCAAGAATCATATCCGTGAAATCCCGCGCAGCTACCATGGGGCGGCGGCAAGTCGGCATCGACTATTTGCGCGTCTCAGTCATGCCGGCCACACGCTCCTGCACGACCTGAAAGAAAACGTCATCACGCCGTACGTCATGGTCGAAGCCCTGGGCTGGTTCTTCAGCGTCCCGTTTTTCGGTAAGACGCTGTTTCCCCTGTGGTACCAACGCATGAGTTCCTGGTTCAAAGGGCTCTGGCTGCCGCCTTTGGCGACGACCCTCACCATCGACAAGCTGACCAGAGACGAGGCGGAAGAGATGGTCGCTGTGGAGCAGCGCGCGGCCATCCGTGCTGCGCTGCGGCGGGAATTTCCCGCGCTGGGCTCCGACATCACGCCGACTTTGATTGAGGCCATCCGCCTTGGGGCGATGGAAACCCAGGACGAACAGAAGACTCGCGAAGTGGCAAAAAGTCTCGGCCTGACTCCTTCCGAAGCGGATGCCCTGTATGAACGATTTCGGCGCGATTTGAACCTCACGCCGCGCGGCATGTCGTCCCGCCTCCAGCGCATCACCCTGCATGGTTTTTCGGTATCCGAGCAGGCCTATGCCGTGGAGGCGGCGCTCCGTCTCATGGGGTTCACCTCCGGGTTTGCAAGGTTGGTTGTGATGTGTTCACACGGGAGCACGTCCGACAACAATCCCTATGAGTCCGCACTCGATTGCGGCGCCTGCGGAGGCAACAGCGGCCTGCCGAATGCGCGGGCCTTTGCTGCCATGGCAAATAATCAGGCGGTGCGCAAGGTGTTGGAAGGGCGCGGCATCAAGATTCCGGTCGATTCGCATTTCGTGGCCGCGGCACATGACACGACAAGGAACGATGTCAGGATCGTCGACTTGGAAGATGTTCCGGCGACACACCGTAAAGACCTTCTCCGGTTGTTGGATGATCTCCAGGAAGCGGGGGCGCAATCGGCGCAGGAGCGAGGTCTGGCGTTAGAGGGGCCGGCGAGCACATCGAAACGCAAAGATCCGCTCACCAGGGCCAGTCGCAGAAGTGTGGATTGGGCGCAAGTGCGTCCGGAGTGGGGCCTGTCCAAAAATAATCTTCTCATCATCGGCCGGCGAGAGCTGACGCGACCGTTAAATCTGGAAGGCCGGTCCTTTCTCCATTCCTACGATTACCGGCAGGACGAGTCCGGGAAATTGCTGGAAGCGATCATGACGGCGCCGCTCATCGTGGCGCAGTGGATCAACATGGAGCACTACTTTTCTACCGTGGACAATGAGGTCTACGGAAGCGGAAGCAAGGTGTACCACAATATCGTCGGGCGTGTCGGGGTCATGAGCGGCGCCACCGGCGACCTTCGATTGGGGCTTCCGGCACAGACTGTTCTGGACGGCCCGGCGCCCTACCACGAGCCCATGCGATTGTTGGCCGTGATTGAGGCGCCGAGAACGCGTGTCGAGGCGGTGATCGCGAGACATCCGGGTCTTGAGCGGTTATTCCACAACGAATGGGTTTCGCTGGTTGTCTGTGAACCGGGCGAAGCGAAGTTTTATCACTATGACATCATGCAGGGCTGGCAGCCGGTGTTGAAGGAGTCCGAAAGGCGTCCGGTGTTCTCGGCAGATGGCATTGGCCAACCGGATCCGTCCGTTTTTCGGAAGGACTGTGAAGTTGCAGCGAGGCTGGGAGAAAGACAGAACCCGGCGACATCGCATCCATAG
- a CDS encoding sigma-54-dependent Fis family transcriptional regulator, whose amino-acid sequence MTISLARILLVDSNADAAQELRDILSHEGYNVSSARDPQSARRYFEQGSADLTLTDLHLPQADGLTFLTEMRTRFPNMPVVLMTANGSLRTAVEGLKAGAFDYLTKPFIVDEVRCVARRALEHSAPCSKSPAVSDRQPDDASPFGSLIGSSPGMVHVYKAIARVAQTDCTVLLQGESGTGKELIARAIHASGPRSGGPFVTVDGGALADTLLESELFGHERGSFTGAVTSRKGLLEKAHSGTCFLDEVADLSPALQGKLLRVIQEKEIRRVGSSASTSLDVRMIAASKLPLEPLVRAGTFREDLYYRMNVVTIDIPPLRERPEDIPALAQRFLNLYGAIKTPPVKDISPEAMELLSRHWWPGNVRELEHAIERAVALSPHAVICPEDLPPAVKNPAPESLARDQGWVTLEHLERDHILRVLDSHQHDVGRSAVILGIHRKTLLRKLRQYGMATAATTHGGG is encoded by the coding sequence ATGACCATCTCACTGGCCCGAATTCTACTCGTCGACAGCAACGCCGACGCCGCGCAGGAATTGCGCGACATTTTGTCCCATGAGGGTTACAACGTGTCATCCGCGCGTGACCCGCAAAGCGCACGGCGATATTTCGAGCAGGGTTCAGCGGATCTGACTCTGACGGATCTGCACCTTCCTCAAGCCGACGGCCTGACGTTTCTCACGGAAATGCGTACACGCTTCCCGAATATGCCCGTGGTGTTGATGACGGCCAACGGTTCTCTCAGGACTGCAGTAGAAGGGCTCAAGGCCGGGGCCTTCGATTATTTGACGAAACCATTTATTGTCGATGAAGTGCGATGCGTCGCCAGACGGGCACTGGAACATTCCGCTCCGTGTTCGAAAAGTCCTGCTGTCTCGGACCGACAGCCGGATGACGCTTCTCCGTTCGGCAGCCTCATCGGCAGTAGTCCCGGCATGGTGCATGTGTATAAGGCGATCGCCCGGGTGGCACAAACCGACTGCACCGTGTTGCTGCAAGGCGAGAGCGGCACCGGAAAGGAACTCATCGCTCGTGCCATCCACGCCAGTGGTCCTCGTAGCGGAGGCCCTTTCGTGACCGTCGATGGGGGCGCCCTGGCAGACACCCTGCTCGAATCCGAATTATTCGGACATGAACGTGGATCTTTTACCGGAGCGGTGACGTCGCGCAAAGGTCTTCTTGAAAAGGCACATTCCGGGACCTGTTTTCTGGACGAGGTGGCTGATTTGTCGCCCGCTCTTCAGGGCAAGCTTTTACGAGTGATCCAGGAAAAGGAGATTCGGCGCGTCGGCAGCAGCGCCTCGACATCGTTGGACGTGCGGATGATTGCCGCTTCCAAGCTGCCGCTCGAACCTCTCGTCCGCGCAGGGACATTCCGCGAAGATCTCTATTATCGAATGAATGTCGTCACGATCGACATACCGCCCTTGAGAGAGCGCCCAGAGGACATTCCTGCCCTGGCCCAACGGTTCCTCAACCTGTACGGGGCGATAAAAACGCCACCGGTGAAGGATATCTCCCCGGAGGCCATGGAATTGTTGAGCCGACACTGGTGGCCGGGCAACGTTCGGGAACTCGAACATGCGATTGAGAGAGCCGTTGCCCTGAGTCCGCATGCCGTGATCTGTCCGGAAGATCTTCCTCCGGCCGTCAAGAACCCTGCGCCGGAATCTCTCGCGCGCGATCAGGGATGGGTGACGCTGGAGCATCTGGAGCGGGACCACATCCTGCGGGTGTTGGATTCGCATCAGCATGATGTAGGCCGATCGGCCGTCATTCTCGGCATCCATCGAAAGACGTTGTTGCGGAAACTCCGCCAATACGGCATGGCGACTGCCGCTACCACGCATGGCGGCGGCTAG
- a CDS encoding PAS domain S-box protein: MTSSHRSRSKVPRPVRSEIAAAEVLAWLSDCIHGGLCFVCKGLLIFENSQFAELVESVSLSPEGQEHALRKRLLDDAIAWNQRDLGARKSVDYRLAAHDGRPLHYACRFNVVPYRGERGVLMVLEDVTERVLLSQDASQVARFQSVLARIGTLGVSGVSAQELMNEAVKETAAALEVELCKILVPRQTDGQLYIMAGSGLRDDLIGKLTIEGGTHSQAGYAIRERIPVMVDDLRRETRFSASKLLTEHGAVAGMCVPMLVEDRVYGVMTAHSKRVRKFSQKEQEFLCTMANTIGAVLERRRHEETQIDFYHRLFLSAQDGVMMTDTAGRILEWNPALERMTGWTREEALGQRPVILKSGKHPPDFYERLWQSIRAGQPFVERFVNRRKDGSEFLVWESVSPVKASDGTTQYFMAILTDLSEREQMLEALRHTEQVKLVGQLAGGILHEVRNPLIGLGSLATHMAEQSSLPQEARDRCRLIAREAARIDALLESHLGQLRPRPFDIAACDLGSVLDDTFTLLRPNLTKNRIVVRTSFASDLPAVDVSRAHILQVCLNIVMNAIDAMPDGGNLHVALAPETRRMPGLLIRFSDSGKGIPAEDLQRIYEPFFTNGKAKGVGLGLTITRDIVERHHGQLVIQSPPGQGAVVEVWIPLKHEA, from the coding sequence ATGACTTCTTCTCATCGTAGTCGTTCCAAGGTCCCCCGGCCGGTCCGGTCCGAGATCGCCGCCGCGGAGGTGCTGGCCTGGCTCAGCGATTGCATTCACGGGGGGCTCTGCTTCGTCTGCAAGGGCCTGCTGATCTTCGAAAATTCTCAATTCGCGGAATTGGTGGAAAGTGTCTCGCTATCCCCGGAAGGGCAGGAGCATGCGCTACGAAAACGCCTGCTCGATGATGCCATTGCGTGGAACCAACGCGATCTCGGGGCACGGAAGAGCGTGGACTACCGACTGGCGGCCCATGACGGGCGGCCTCTCCACTATGCGTGCCGGTTCAACGTGGTCCCGTATCGAGGTGAGCGCGGCGTGTTGATGGTGCTGGAGGATGTGACTGAACGAGTGCTCCTCTCGCAGGATGCGTCGCAAGTGGCGCGGTTCCAATCGGTGCTCGCTCGGATCGGCACGCTGGGCGTCAGTGGGGTCTCGGCTCAGGAACTGATGAATGAGGCCGTGAAGGAAACGGCGGCCGCGTTGGAGGTGGAGCTGTGCAAGATCCTGGTGCCGCGCCAGACGGATGGTCAGCTCTACATCATGGCGGGGAGCGGGTTGCGCGATGACCTCATCGGCAAGTTGACGATCGAGGGCGGCACCCATTCTCAAGCCGGCTACGCCATTCGCGAGCGAATCCCGGTCATGGTTGATGACCTTCGGCGGGAAACCAGGTTCTCCGCGTCCAAGTTGCTCACGGAACATGGCGCGGTGGCGGGGATGTGCGTGCCGATGCTGGTCGAGGACCGCGTTTACGGGGTGATGACCGCCCATTCGAAACGGGTTCGCAAATTCAGCCAGAAGGAACAGGAGTTTCTCTGCACGATGGCGAACACCATCGGTGCGGTGTTGGAGCGTCGGCGCCACGAAGAGACGCAGATAGATTTCTATCATCGGCTCTTTCTCTCCGCACAGGACGGTGTGATGATGACCGACACGGCCGGCAGGATTCTGGAATGGAATCCGGCTCTGGAGCGGATGACCGGGTGGACGCGCGAGGAGGCGCTGGGCCAGCGTCCTGTCATTCTCAAATCCGGTAAACATCCGCCTGATTTTTATGAACGGCTGTGGCAATCGATTCGTGCCGGGCAGCCGTTTGTCGAACGATTCGTCAATCGTCGCAAGGATGGATCGGAGTTCCTGGTCTGGGAAAGCGTCAGCCCGGTGAAGGCCTCGGACGGTACGACGCAGTACTTCATGGCCATCCTGACGGATCTCAGCGAGCGCGAACAGATGTTGGAAGCTCTTCGCCATACCGAACAGGTGAAGCTGGTCGGGCAACTGGCCGGAGGAATTTTGCATGAGGTCCGGAATCCGCTCATCGGCCTCGGCAGCCTGGCCACGCACATGGCCGAGCAGAGCTCCCTTCCGCAGGAAGCCCGCGACCGTTGCCGGCTGATCGCCCGAGAGGCAGCGCGTATCGATGCACTTCTGGAGTCTCACCTGGGCCAATTGCGGCCTCGGCCCTTCGATATTGCTGCCTGCGATCTGGGCTCGGTGCTGGACGACACCTTCACGCTGCTCCGGCCGAACTTGACGAAGAATCGCATTGTGGTCCGAACCTCATTCGCATCCGATCTGCCGGCTGTGGACGTGTCGAGAGCCCATATTCTGCAGGTCTGCCTCAATATCGTGATGAATGCCATCGACGCCATGCCGGACGGCGGCAATTTGCACGTCGCTCTCGCTCCGGAGACCCGTCGCATGCCCGGTCTCTTGATTCGATTTTCCGATTCGGGCAAAGGGATTCCTGCCGAGGATCTACAGCGCATCTATGAGCCGTTCTTTACAAACGGCAAAGCCAAGGGTGTGGGACTTGGATTGACCATTACCCGGGACATTGTCGAACGACATCATGGGCAGCTCGTCATTCAGAGTCCGCCGGGACAGGGAGCGGTCGTCGAGGTGTGGATTCCCCTGAAACATGAGGCGTAG